AGCTTTGTCTGTGAATAGTAAATTGCGCTTCTGTCGCGCGTGTGCAGGCATCTTCTCTTGATTTGAATGTGTTAATATTTGTTAGGACTTCCAATGCCGCAGCCCTGATGAGTAAAAGAATTGGGCCACCTTCGCAGTAGCCGCCAACATACCCTTGAGAAGAAAAATAACGCCATGCAGCTAATTCAGGATTTCCCTTAAATTCCAGGCCAGGTAGTTTCTGGTAGGTGATACCTAAGTACTGACATTGTTCCTCCAGAGGCAGTGCGACAACTGCTTGTTTCCAGCCTTCATTAGTAAGTTTGCCGGAGACGTCTGCAAGTCCGCGATTTACAAGGCCTGTAAGAGTGCGTGAAGTGATTGAGATTTCCTTGCCATGAGCAATCTCTTGTAATGCTTTCTGCATTTGATTTGTAAGTGCACGGGCCATGTCATTGTCCAGATGTGGCTTCTAACGTGTATTAGACACCCTAAATTTTTGTTAAAAACGTCAAATTATATAAAAACATCTGATGCAAATTTGTAACAACATGTTATTGTTTGACTAATTAAAAAACGAAAACGACCTAAGGTATACGGAAAAACGTCATGGAAAACCAGCCTGCCAAACCAAAGCTTCTGGATCAGATTCGTGATCGTATCCGCCTGAAGCATTACAGCCGTAGAACAGAGGATGTCTACGTCGACTGGGCGAAACGTTTCATACTGTACCATAACAAACGGCATCCGCAAGAGATGGGAAAACAGGAGATTGAAGCGTTTCTCACTTGGCTTGCCCGTGACCGGCAGGTGTCGGCTTCAACCCAGAATCAGGCCAAGGCAGCGCTGCTGTTTCTGTACAAGGAAGTGCTGGATATGACGTTGCCCTGGCTTGGTGAGGTGGAGCAGGCCAAAAAGCCCCGGAAGATGCCGGTGGTGTTGACCGAGCGTGAAGTGCAGGTGCTGTTGTCACAACTGCCTGATGCCTGGTTGCTGCTTGGGCGCTTGTTGTATGGGACAGGGCTACGCCTGCTGGAGGGGCTGCGACTTCGGGTTCAGGATGTTGATTTCAGCGCAAACCAGATTCTGGTCCGCGACGGTAAGGGGGGCAAGGATCGGGTGACTATGTTGCCGCAGTTGCTGATTCTGCCGTTGAAAGACCATCTACTGCGGGTTAAACAGGTACATGAACACGATCTGGCGGCGGGGTATGGCGAGGTCTGGCTGCCGGAAGGGCTGGCCCGCAAGTATCCCAATGCGGGGCGTGAGTGGATCTGGCAGTATGTCTTTCCCTCGGCGCGGTTGTCGGTTGATCCCCGTTCCGGTGTGACACGGCGGCATCACTTGGATGAAAAGGGATTGCAGCGGGCGATCCGGCAGGCTGCTGCCGATGCCGGGCTGAGCAAGAAGGCAACGCCCCATACCCTGCGTCATTCCTTTGCCACGCATCTGTTGCAATCCGGCTATGATATCCGTACCGTGCAGGAGCTGCTGGGACATAAGGATGTGCAGACTACGATGATTTATACCCATGTGCTAAATAAGGGCGGCAGAGGGGTTGTTTCGCCGCTGGATAGAATATGACGAGGGAAACCGTGATGAATGCATTTAACGATAAGTGTGTTTGCGAAATGCATGCAAAATGCAGTAGATTGGTGTCGGAGGTGCGCTATGCCATCATTGCAAGTACGAGAGCTTCCTGAACATGTGTATCAGAGCCTGTGTGCCGAGGCGGCCCTGGAGCACCGCTCCATCGCGCAACAGGCGGTGGCCGTGCTGGCTCGCGGACTCCGGATCGACGAAAGCCGCCAGCGCCGCAGGGCCGCACTCCTGGCGGAAATCAAGGGCGATGGGTGCAATCTGATTCTGCCTGATCCGGCGGCGTTGGTCCGTGAGGATCGCGAGCGATGATTGCGGTTCTGGATGCCAGTGCCGCCGTGGGCGTTGTGCTGTGTCAGCCTCGGGCCGAGCGGCTGATGGAACCGTTGGAGGCGGCGTCTCTGGTGCTGGCTCCGGACCTTTTTGTGTCAGAAGTGTGTAATGTGTTCTGGAAGTATCGCACGGCAGGTCTGCTTGATCAGGAGCAGGCGGATCGGGCTTTGTCCAGATCGCTTGCGCTGACAGATCGCCTGGAACCGGCTTTTGCCTGTTATCAGGAAGCCTTTGCGCTGGCGGTCAGGCATCAGCATCCGTTTTATGACGCCCTGTATCTGGTGGTTGCCCGGCGCAACAATGCCCTGCTGCTAACCCTTGATCAGCGGCTTGCGGCACTGGCAACAACGCTTGAAATCAAGGTTGCATAAGCTGCAAAAGACAGGGAAGGATACCCCATGACCCACACCACCGCCCAGCTCCAGACCTGGGATAAACAGTACGTCTGGCACCCCTTTACCCAGATGCAGGACTGGCTGGCAGACGATCCGATCGTAATCGTGAAGGGGGAAGGAAGCTGGCTGATCGATTCCGACGGCAACCGTTATCTGGACGGTGTGGCCTCCATGTGGACCAATGTGCATGGTCACAGCCATCCGGAACTGAACCGGGCGCTGGCGGAGCAGGCGGCAAAGATCGAGCATTCAACGCTTCTGGGACTGGCCGGCGAGCAGTCCATCCTGCTGGCCAAACGGTTGGTCGAGATCACGCCGCCGGGCTTGACCCGGGTGTTTTACTCGGACAACGGTTCCACGGCGGTGGAGGTGGGGTTGAAGATGGCCTACCAGTACCACTGTCACCGGGGGGAGCCGCAGCGGACCCGCTTTCTTCGGCTGCAGCATGCCTACCACGGTGATACGGTGGGGGCCATGAGCGTGGGCGGTATCCCGATCTACCATGCCACCTTCAGCCCACTGTTGTTCAGCACCATCGAGGCCCCGGCGCCCTACTGCTACCGCTGCCCGCTGGGCAAGGACGATCCGGCTGCCTGCGGCATGGCCTGCCTGGGGGAACTGGAGCGGCTGGTGCAGGAGCACCGGGGGGAGCTTGCCGGGATGATGCTGGAGCCGCTGCTGCAGGGGGCAGGGGGGATGATCGTGCATCCCCGGGGCTACCTGCGGGGGGTACGGGAGCTGTGCGACCGCTACGGCCTGCTGCTGATCACCGACGAGGTGGCCACCGGCTTCGGTCGTACCGGCCGGATGTTCGCCTGCGAGCATGAAGAGGTGAGCCCGGATATCATGGCCATCTCCAAGGGGCTCTGCGCCGGCTACCTGCCCCTGGCCGCCACCCTGGCCACGGAGAAGATCTACGGAGCCTTTCTGGGCAATTACGCCGAGTTGAAAACGTTTTTCCACGGCCACACCTTCACCGGCAATCCCCTGGCCTGCGCCGTTGCTTTGAAAAGCCTGGAGCTGTTCGAGGAGAACAGCCTGCTGGCGGCGGTGCGGCAGCGCTCGGAGCAGTTGGCCCTCCGGCTGGCGCGGCTGGCGCAGCACCCGCAGGTGGGGAATGTGCGGCAGTGCGGCCTGGCGGCCGGTGTTGAGCTGGTGAAAGGCAAGCACAGCAAAGAACCGTACCCCTGGGAGGAGAAACGGGGGATCAGGGTCTGTGTTGCGGCGAGAAAGCATGGGGTGTTTTCCCGGCCCCTGGGCAATACGGTGGTGGTGTTTCCACCCCTCGCCATCAGCGCCGCCGAGTTGGATTCTCTGCTGACGGGGCTGGAACGGGCAATCGGGGAGGTGTGCGGCGATGGCTGAGGGGATGGAGCTGCAGACCCTGGCGCGGATTCTGGTGATCGACGACGACGAGTCGGGGCGTGGCGTGATGGAGCTGTTGCTACGCAAGGCCGGCTTTGAGGTGCGTACCGCCGCCAACGGCGCCGAGGGACGCACCCTGATCCGCAACGGCGTCTTTGATCTGGCGCTGGTTGATCTGTTGCTGCCGGATTGCAATGGTATCGACATTTTGAAGGATATCCGCGAGGTAGCGCCGCAGGCCCAGGTGGTGATGATTACCGGCCACGCGTCGGCGGAGTCTGCGGTGATGGCGATGAAGGCCGGAGCCTTTGACTACATTACCAAGCCGATCAATTTCGAAGAGCTGAAGCTGGTACTGGGCAAGGCCCGGGAGACGCAACGGCTGCTGTCGGAGAACGTGTACCTGCGCCGGCAATTGCGGGAGCGTTTCCTGTTCGACAGCATCATCGGCAGTTCGCCGGCCATGCGCCGGGTGTTCGAGCGGATGCAGCGGATCGTCAAGACCGATTCCACGGTTCTGATTACCGGCGAATCCGGCACCGGCAAGGAGCTGGTGGCCAGTGCTCTGCACCACAACAGCCGGCGCAAGGACCGGCCGTTCATCGCGGTCAACTGCGGCGCCATCCCCGAGTCGCTGATGGAGAGCGAGCTGTTCGGCCATGTGCGCGGCGCCTTTACCGGCGCGGTGCGGGATCGGATCGGCAAGTTCGAGGCGGCCAACCACGGTACGATTTTCCTTGACGAGATCGGCACCATGCCGCTGCACCTGCAGTCCAAGTTGTTGCGGGTGCTGCAGGAGCAGGAGATCGAGCGGGTCGGCTCCACCCGGGGGATCAAGCTGGATGTACGGGTGATCTCCGCCACCAATGCCGACCTTGACGAGCAGGTGCGCCTGGGAGGCTTCCGCGAAGACCTTTACTACCGGCTGAACGTGATTCCGCTGCACCTGCCGCCGCTGCGGGAGCGTCGGGAGGATATCCTGCCGCTGGTGAGCCACTTTCTGGAAAAGTTCCGCTGCCTGATGGGGCGGCAGGCCATTGCTCTCAGCAAGCAGGCCCTGGATGCACTGGAGCGCTACCAGTGGCCGGGTAACGTCCGCCAGTTGGAGAACGTGGTGGAGCGGATGGTGGCCCTTGCGGACGACGATAACATTTCCCTTGAGGACCTGCCGGCGGAAATTCTGGAACAGGTGGAAGCGCCCCGCGGCATCTGCTTCGAGCTGACCCCCGGCGGTATCGATATGCCCGCCGCCATCGAGGAGTTGGAACGGCAACTGATCGCCAGGGCCCTGGAACTGGGGGGCGGGGTCAAGGCCCGCGCCGCGGCGCTCTTGGGAGTAAACCGGACGACGCTGGTGGAGAAGCTGAAGCGGCTGAGGAGTGCCGAGCAGCGCTGACCTGTCCGGATGCGAAGCTGCGACGGCACGAACAACGAACGGGGTGTTCCCTGCGTGGAACACCCCGTCTGCGTGTCTGTCGTACCGCAGGTCAGGCCCTGAAACGGCTGACCAGGCTTTGCAGCTCTTCGGCCAACTGGGAGAGCCGGGCCGCGGCGGTGGCCGATTCGTTAGCCGCAGCGGACGATTGGCCGACCACGGCGGTCATCTGGTGGATGTTGCCGGTGATCTGGCTGGTGGTGGCGGTCTGCTCCTCGGCGGCGGTGGCGATCTGGGCCACCTGCAGGTTCACCTCGTTGATCTGAGCCAAGATGTCCTCCAGGGCCCGGCCGGAGCGGGCTGCTCCTTCGGTTCCCCGTTCCACCTCCTGGACCCCCTCTTCCATGGCTTGCACGGCACTCCGGGTCTCGTTCTGGATCGCCTTGATCATCTCGCCGATTTCGCGGGTGGCGCGGGTGGTGCGTTCGGCCAGGGCGCGCACCTCGTCGGCCACCACGGCGAAGCCCCGGCCCATCTCGCCCGCCCGGGCAGCCTCGATGGCGGCGTTGAGCGCCAGCAGGTTGGTCTGGTCGGCAATATCCTGGATGGTGGCGACGATGGCGCCGATCTGGTCGGAACGCTGGCCCAGCGCCTCGACACTGGCTGCGGTTCCCTTGACCCGTTGGGCGATGTTGTTCATGTAGCCCACCGTGCTGCGGACCACTTCGGCCCCCTCGTTAACCGCCGTGCTGGCCTGGTAGGAGTTGTCGGCGGCCAGCTGGCAGTTGCGGGAGATGTCCATGCTGGTGGCGGACATCTCTTCGCTGGCGGTGGCCACGGTTTCGGCCTGGCAGGCTACCTGTTCGGCGCCGGTGGCGGTCCGCTCCGCGTTGACGGTCAGTTGCTGGGCAGCGGTTGCCACTTGGGCCGAGCTGTCGGCGACCCGGCGGATGATCTGGGCAAAGGCATCGGTCATGGCATTGACGGAAGTGCCCAGCGAGCCCAGCTCATCCTTGGTAGTCAGCTGAATCCGCTGCGAAAGATCGCCGCCGGCAACGGCTTGGCTGACCCTGGCCAGGGTATCGGTGGCGGAGGTGATGGAACGCTGCACCATGAAGCCGATGATCGCGGAAACGGCGATGGCGGCCAGCACGGCCAGGGCGATGATCACCAGGGTGCGGCGGTAGGCCGAGCTGGCATCCTGGTAGGTGCGTTTCGCCTCCTCGCTTTCATGGGCGTAGATCGCCTTGGCCGCTTCGTCGGCCGGCTTGAACGTGGGGTTGCACTTGGTGACGATCAGGTGGGCCGCCTTTGCAAAGTCGCCGGCCAGTTCCGCTTCCAGAACGCTCAACAGCCCCTCTTTCACGAATACTGTCCGTTTGGCGGCAAAATCATCGACCAGCCGCTTTTCTTCGGCTCCCATCGGACGGCTGGTATACTTGTTCCAGAGGGTTGTGATTTCCTCGATGTTCTTCTTGACGATATCGGTATGGAACGAGGTGGGGTGGTCGTGCAGCCTGACGATGGCCGGATCCTTCGGATCGTGCTGCAGAGCCAGCAACAGATGAATGCGGTTGTCCCGCATCAGTTCCATGATCCGGCTGATCTCCATGACGTTGGTCATGTTTTCCGCGTAGATGTCCTGGATGTCGTTGTTGCTGTGCTTGATTCCGAACAGTCCCAACGCACTGACCAGCACCACTGCCACGCAGCCGGTCACCATCATGATAAACAGTTTTGCCTTGATACTCATAGGTTTCCTCTCTGCCGCGACGTGAATGTTACAATTTACTGCAAACGGTGTTTGTAAAACGCGCCATTCTTTTACCGGAATGCCGGAAAAACTGCAATTGACATTTATCAAATTTGTAAAGAATGGCCGGTTGACAACAAAGAAAGGGGCAGGTTGCTGAACCTGCCCCTGACGGTGGTGGGGAAAAGGGGTGAGGGAAAAGATTTAGTACTTGACCTTGAGACCGCTAACCTCTTCCTTGGTCAGGTCGGGCCAGCGCTTGAGGTTCCAGTTGCCGACCCAATTTTTGAAAATTTGCAGGTTCTTCTGCCGTTCTTCCTCGTTTGCACCCAGGTAGGCGTACATGTTGCCGGGCTTGCCGTCTTTGCTACCGCTGCCGTCGTCAAGGCGACGCATCAGCGCACCGGCGTTGGGCCAACCGACAAAGCTGACCAAGTGGCTGTAGGTGTCCATCCGCATCGCCATTCCCTTTTTCATCCAGACATCTTTCTCTTTCTTGAATCGGGCGTATTCCGGCATGTTTGCGTCATGGCAGGCAAGGCAGTTCTTGTCAAAGATCGCCTTGATGTCCTTGCTCCAGGTGACTTCCTGTGCCTGGGCCAGGCCGCTCAGGAGGGTGAACAGAGCTACTGCTGCAAGGGCGGTTACGGCTTTCATCGGTGTGAGACTCCTTTTTGTTGTTGATTGTTGATTTCAAAAAAAATTAGATGGTAAGCAAAATTATGGCAATCGGCTTTTTGCAGTCTGTCAGTCGGGAAAAGCGACCTGGTTGGGTCCGTTAAATTGGGCTGCATACAAGCGCCTTGTCGGCATCGGCCAGCAGTTGTCCAAAAAAGCGGCCCGTTGGAATGGCGCTGCCACCAATGCTGAAGGCCAGTTCGCCGTACCGGTTGGTACGGGGGGAAGATGAAGTTTTCCACCCTGCGACGTATCCGGTCTGCCACTTGGGCTGTTTTTCGGTGCTTACGTTTTATCGTCGCCGCAGCATCCCTTCTTCTTCCAGAGGGAGGTGTACAGAATCCAGACCGCTCCCCCGGCGATTGCCGCCATCAACAGGATTTCGAAAAACTCCATGTCAGCCTCCCAGGCCCAACAGTTTGCCTCCCTGGTAGATCAGCAGGGCCACGGTCCAGGCCAGGATGGTCGAGTAGGTAAAGGCGACCCCCATCCACTTCCAGGTGCCAAACTCGTGACGCATGGCCGCACCCACCACCACGCAGGGCATGTAGAGCAGAACAAAGGCCATGAAGGCGAAGGAGGTCAGGGGGGTAAACTGTCCTTTCAGCGCCTGTTTCAGGGAGGAAAGGTCCTCTTCCGGCTCTTCCGCTTCCGGCAGGTAGAGCAGGGCGCTGACCGCCGCTTTCACGGCACCGCCGAAGGAGACCACGATTTCCTTCACGTCTTCTCCCAGGGGCGGTGCTGCTTCCTTTTTCTCTTCTTCCTTCGGTGCGTAGATTTCGCCCATGGTTCCCACGACGATCTCTTTGGCGATAACCCCGGTAATCAGGGATGACGCTGCCTCCCAGGTGCCGAAGCCCACGGGTTCGAAAATAGGTGCAACGGCGCTGCCCGCCTTGCCCAGGTAGGAGTCTCTCTTGCTTTCCACGCCCCAGGGAAGGTTGAGCAGGAACCAGACCAGCACCGACACGGCGAAGATGTAGGTACCGGCCTTGATCAGAAAGTGCTTGCCCTTTTCCCAGGTGTGCAGGCAGAGGCTGGCGAAGGAGGGCATCCGGTAGGGAGGCAGTTCCATGATGAACATGGGGGCCTCGCCCCTGAAGAGGGTACGCTTGAAGATGAAGCCCATCAGGACCGCCAGCAGGATTCCCATGATGTAGAGCACCCAGATCACGGTGCCGGGGTTGTCCGGGAAGAAAACCCCCACGAACAACACGTAGACCGGCAACCGTGCACCGCAGGACATGAGCGGAATCAGCAGGGCAGTCAGTATTTTGTCTTTGGGGTTCTCCAGGGTGCGGGTGGCGTAGATGCCCGGCACGTTGCAGCCGAAGCCCAACAGCATCGGGATGAAGGATTTGCCGTGCAGGCCGATGGCATGCATGGCCCGGTCCATCACGAAGGCGGCCCGCGCCATGTAGCCGCTGCCTTCCAGGAAGGTGATGAAGAACATCATGGCAAAGATGACCGGTACGAAGACCAGTACCGAGCCGACGCCGGCGATCACGCCGTCGTTGACCAGGGACACGGTCCAGTCCGGCGCGCCGATGCCGCCGAGAATGGCGGCGGTCCAGCGTTTGAACGGCCCGTTGGTCATGGCATCCAGCCAGTCGCTGAAAGGTGAGGAGAGGTCGAAGGTCAGCTTGAACAGGAACCACATGGCCGCCATGAAGATCGGTATCCCCAGAAAGCGGTTGAGCACGATCCGGTCGATCCGCTCGGTCAGCTCGATGGAACGTTTTTCCGGCTTGGTCAGCACCTCCCGGCAGAGGCCTGCGGACAGGGCGTAGCGGCTGTCGGCCATCACTCCCTCGATATCGTTGCCGTGGGCCCGGTTTAAGTGCTCGAAGGCCTGCGGCGGCAGGGAGGCCGGGGAGATGTTGACCCCCTCCAGCACCAGCTTGTCACCTTCCAGCAGTTTGAGCAGCAGCCAGCGCTGGGGATACTGGTCGAGCAGGGCGCCATGCTGGCGTTGCAGGTGGTCATGCAGGCAGGTGAGTGCGCTTTCAACATCTTCGCCGTAGCTGAGCGTCCGGGGACGATGGGCGGCCGTGCTCTCGGCGGTGGCGACCACCGCCTTCAGCAGGTCGTCCAGGCCGGTCTTGCGGGTCGCCGAGGTGGGCACCACGGTGATGCCAAGTGTTTCAGCCATCTGGGCGGCGTTGATCCGGTATCCCTTTGCCTCGGCCTCGTCGTGGATATTGAGGGCCATTATCATTGGAATGCCCAGTTCAAGGAGCTGGATGGTGAGGTAGAGATTGCGCTCCAGGTTGGTGGCATCCACGACGTTGATGATCAGGTCCGGCTTGTGCTGCACCAGGTAGTCACGGGTGATGATCTCTTCCTGGGTGTACGGGGAAAGGGAATAGCAGCCGGGCAGGTCCACCAGGCGGATGGGGCGGCCGGCGAACTCGAACAGCGCCTCCTTCTTCTCCACGGTGACGCCGGGCCAGTTGCCCACATGGAGGCGGCTGCCGGCAATGGCGTTGATCAGGGTTGACTTGCCGGCATTGGGGTTGCCGGCCACGGCAACGACGTAGGCGTTTTCCCGCTTCATGCCGTCACCTCGATCTCGATCCCTGTGGCCTCGCCTTTACGCAAGGAGAGGTTGTAGCCCTTGACCGTCACTTCGATCGGATCGCCCATGGGCGCCACTTTCTCCACCTTGATCAGTTCTCCGGGGATGACCCCCATATCCATCAGCCGCCGTCTGATCGGGCCGATGGTGGTGTCCAGCTTCAGGATACGCCCCTGTTGGCCGGGTTTGAGGTTGCTGAGATTCATGCTGCCACTCCTTTCACACTGATGGTTCTGGCTATTTTGCGGTCAATGGCGATACGGGCCTCATCCACCAGCAGCAGCAACAGACTTCCATCGTTTTTCAGTACTTCCACCTGCTTGCCCACTCGTAACCCCATCTCTTCAGCCCGAGTTGCCGTGGCCTTGTGGTGATGCGGCATTGCATCTCCCCGGCCATGCCCGGAATCATGGCATCCGCAGTTTCCGCAATGTCTGATGGCGATAATTTCACCCCGTTCTCCGGGGGAGAGCAGTTCCAGCGGCATCATTCGTATCCTCCGAACATGAAGTAGTGGTGGCTCCGGGACACGCGACGGTGTCCCGGAAATTGACATACGAGGCGGATCAGAATTTGAGAACCACGCCGTAAAGTACGGTGACGTCATCTTCGGCTTTGGTCAGGCCGACCTTGACGCCGGCGTTGACGTCAAGGAAGTCGTTGATTTCATAGCGGGCACCGGTCAGGGCGTATATCGGCAGCTCGGTGGAGCCGTAGCCTTCCTTGTTCTCGGAGCTTTTCAGTCCGAAATCGGCAACCGCGAACAGCCCCTTCATCACTTCAACCTCACCGGCGACGGATGCTGACCAGATATTACTGCGCAGAGCCTCGCGGGCTTCGTCAAGACGGTAGGCGTGATGCTCGTAGCCGATGTTGGCGTGCAGGGCGTATGTGCCGTCTTCAAACTCTTTGGTGGCGATCAGGACTACTCCCGGCTGCCAGCGGCCTTCCGAAAGGCCGGCGCTGTACTTGCCGGTGGGCATGATCAGGGTCGGTTTGATGGCGAAGTTGATGCCGGCCAGTTCGGCGAAGGCGTATTTCACTTCCAGGGTCATGTCGCCGAAGCCGTCGGCTTTACCCACCAGTTGGCCGTCTTCCCGGGTCCGGTCGCTGAAGGTGTAGGGGACTTCCAGGGAGATACCCAGAGCTTTGTAGAGACCGGTGGTGATTTTTACCGAACCGTCGCTGGCGGTTGTTTTCTCGGTGACCCCGCTGGTTTTTTCCTTGTTGAACATGGTGGAACCGTTCAGTTCGATTTCCACTTTCCCGACGTCAACGGTACCGGCGTCGTCGGTTTCAAGGGGCGGGCCGGCCAGGGCGGAACCGGCGGTAAACAGGGCAAGGGCCAGGGCGGCAACGGTGGTGCGAAGTGCGTTCATGAACAGCTCTCCTTTTGGATGAAAGTCGATTCCGGCTGGCTTGATGGCGGTGGGTGGCACCGGTGGCTGGCGTATGGAATTCTCTGCGCGGGAAGGCGCGAAGCTAGCGATGTCCGATACTGCGGTTTATTTAGTCAGGATCAGCTTGTTGCTGCTGGTAATCCGTAAGCGATACTCTTCACCGTTATGTAGGATGACGAGCATTTTTTGGTCACCGAACAAGGCGGTGCTGGCCAAGGCTTTGCCGGACATGTCAGGCCTGCCTTTCTCTGTCGCCCGTCGTGGCATTTGTCGAGTTTTGGCACAGCGCGACATGCAGGCAGCTCAGGCATTCCCGCAGCGTACAGACGCCGCAGGCGTGGTGCATGAACACCGGGATGCCCCGTTTCTTTGCGCTGTTCAGCGCCTCGTTGCGGGCTTGGTGGGACACCTTGTTGGTGAAGATGACCACGGCATCCATGTTGCCGATTTTGGTGCCCAGATTCTTTTCTGACTGGCTGAAGATCCGCAGCTCCATCCCCAGGCGCCGTGCTTCCTTCAGGTACTGTTCACCCAGGCGGTCCATGCCGCCGATCAGTGCGATACTCATACATGAACCTCCTGATTGTGGCAATGAAATTTTTTATCATTAGTGGGGCCGGAAAATCGATTCTTGAGGCAGTTGAGTCGATCGATGCACTCGCAGGGTGTTGCGCACTGTTCAAGAAGCGTCCCTACCATCCTGCGTGTCCGCCGAAACGAACCGGCAAGGCAGAGGCTTTTTTCAGGGTTGCCGAAGATTTTCCAGGGCCCCTGGCAGGTGAAGGGAAGTTTCACCAGCCCCATGAATGCGGCCACGTCTTTTGCCGGGTAGCCGATGAACAGTCCGATCTCATGGGGGAAGGAGCCGTGGCCCGCAATCCGTCGGTTCAGCTCCTCAAGCAGGTCGCTGCTGTCACCTGCGCCGTCATATCCTGCCTTCACGAGCAACGCCCTGATGCCGGGATGGGAGAGGTGAGCAGCCAGCTGTTCCGGGTGATAGCAGAAAAGCAGCAGCGCCCGTTCGCTTGACTGCAGCACCCGGAAACGGAGCATGGGCAGTGCCGCGGAAAGCTCATGGCTGTGCTGCTGCCAGAGGTGATACAGGTTTCGTCCGCAGGAGCGCTGCCGGTTCACTAGGGAGACGAGGCTTGCCGGTTTGATGCCGGCAAGGGCTTCCGAGCATTCCAGCACCAGATGAGCCGTCAGGCAGTCGAGCGGATCGGAGAAGCGCGACGCTACCTGGTGTCGTGCAGTGTGTCGCACAGGGCTATTGGGGTGAAGGTTTGCTGTGTTCATGACGATTCCGGTTAATGATTTTTGTTATCAATAAACGAGTGTGGTGCTGCCTGTCAAGGGAAAAGTTAGGGACGGGGTGGGGGAGTTAGGTGGAGGCGCAGCGGTTGCAGGTGCCGTACATGACGGCATTTTTGGTCTCGATGGCTCCCCAGGTGCGGGCCGTTTCGGGAAGCTCGATCCGGTCGAATTCGGGCCATTCGATATCCAGGACCGCCTTGCACAAGGAGCAGATCAGGTGATGGTGGGGGCCGATGACCGCTTCAAAACGAGCCTGGCTCTCTGCGGTCTGAATGCGATTGACCAGGCCGTGCTGTTCCAGGGTTGCCAGGGTTCGGTACACGGTGTCGAGCGAAATCGAGGGCACCTCCCGCGTGATCCGCTTGTGAATCGTTTCAGCCGAGGGGTGGTCGGGGTGCTGCAGCAGCTCACGAAAAATCAAGGTCCGCTGGTGCGTTATTTTCAAGCCTGCTCCACGGCAGGCGAGGGTGAACTGCTCCATCTGGTGGGCTAGCCGTTTACGTGATGTGGTTGGCATGGCGACCTCCCAAGAGCTTATTTTTGCTGATGATCCTCTAAAAGACCCCGTTTGTCAAGAATTGTGATGGGAAGGGTAAAATCGAGCTTGACAAATTACGTAATAGTAATTAATCGTAACAAGGTCAGGCGCAGGGTTTTGTGCTGCTTGTTAATAGTGAATATCAGTTTTTGTTAAATAAATTATGC
The window above is part of the Trichlorobacter ammonificans genome. Proteins encoded here:
- a CDS encoding DUF3793 family protein translates to MNTANLHPNSPVRHTARHQVASRFSDPLDCLTAHLVLECSEALAGIKPASLVSLVNRQRSCGRNLYHLWQQHSHELSAALPMLRFRVLQSSERALLLFCYHPEQLAAHLSHPGIRALLVKAGYDGAGDSSDLLEELNRRIAGHGSFPHEIGLFIGYPAKDVAAFMGLVKLPFTCQGPWKIFGNPEKSLCLAGSFRRTRRMVGTLLEQCATPCECIDRLNCLKNRFSGPTNDKKFHCHNQEVHV
- the feoB gene encoding ferrous iron transport protein B, which produces MKRENAYVVAVAGNPNAGKSTLINAIAGSRLHVGNWPGVTVEKKEALFEFAGRPIRLVDLPGCYSLSPYTQEEIITRDYLVQHKPDLIINVVDATNLERNLYLTIQLLELGIPMIMALNIHDEAEAKGYRINAAQMAETLGITVVPTSATRKTGLDDLLKAVVATAESTAAHRPRTLSYGEDVESALTCLHDHLQRQHGALLDQYPQRWLLLKLLEGDKLVLEGVNISPASLPPQAFEHLNRAHGNDIEGVMADSRYALSAGLCREVLTKPEKRSIELTERIDRIVLNRFLGIPIFMAAMWFLFKLTFDLSSPFSDWLDAMTNGPFKRWTAAILGGIGAPDWTVSLVNDGVIAGVGSVLVFVPVIFAMMFFITFLEGSGYMARAAFVMDRAMHAIGLHGKSFIPMLLGFGCNVPGIYATRTLENPKDKILTALLIPLMSCGARLPVYVLFVGVFFPDNPGTVIWVLYIMGILLAVLMGFIFKRTLFRGEAPMFIMELPPYRMPSFASLCLHTWEKGKHFLIKAGTYIFAVSVLVWFLLNLPWGVESKRDSYLGKAGSAVAPIFEPVGFGTWEAASSLITGVIAKEIVVGTMGEIYAPKEEEKKEAAPPLGEDVKEIVVSFGGAVKAAVSALLYLPEAEEPEEDLSSLKQALKGQFTPLTSFAFMAFVLLYMPCVVVGAAMRHEFGTWKWMGVAFTYSTILAWTVALLIYQGGKLLGLGG
- a CDS encoding transporter yields the protein MNALRTTVAALALALFTAGSALAGPPLETDDAGTVDVGKVEIELNGSTMFNKEKTSGVTEKTTASDGSVKITTGLYKALGISLEVPYTFSDRTREDGQLVGKADGFGDMTLEVKYAFAELAGINFAIKPTLIMPTGKYSAGLSEGRWQPGVVLIATKEFEDGTYALHANIGYEHHAYRLDEAREALRSNIWSASVAGEVEVMKGLFAVADFGLKSSENKEGYGSTELPIYALTGARYEINDFLDVNAGVKVGLTKAEDDVTVLYGVVLKF
- a CDS encoding Fur family transcriptional regulator; this encodes MPTTSRKRLAHQMEQFTLACRGAGLKITHQRTLIFRELLQHPDHPSAETIHKRITREVPSISLDTVYRTLATLEQHGLVNRIQTAESQARFEAVIGPHHHLICSLCKAVLDIEWPEFDRIELPETARTWGAIETKNAVMYGTCNRCAST
- a CDS encoding DUF2325 domain-containing protein, whose protein sequence is MSIALIGGMDRLGEQYLKEARRLGMELRIFSQSEKNLGTKIGNMDAVVIFTNKVSHQARNEALNSAKKRGIPVFMHHACGVCTLRECLSCLHVALCQNSTNATTGDRERQA
- a CDS encoding FeoA family protein, which encodes MMPLELLSPGERGEIIAIRHCGNCGCHDSGHGRGDAMPHHHKATATRAEEMGLRVGKQVEVLKNDGSLLLLLVDEARIAIDRKIARTISVKGVAA
- a CDS encoding FeoA family protein, whose amino-acid sequence is MNLSNLKPGQQGRILKLDTTIGPIRRRLMDMGVIPGELIKVEKVAPMGDPIEVTVKGYNLSLRKGEATGIEIEVTA
- the hemP gene encoding hemin uptake protein HemP encodes the protein MSRCAKTRQMPRRATEKGRPDMSGKALASTALFGDQKMLVILHNGEEYRLRITSSNKLILTK